Genomic DNA from Brenneria izadpanahii:
GTTTCCCGTTCGAATGCGTGATGCCAGGCCACATACTCTGATGGAATATCCGCGGCGGCGGCAAGGCAAGGCGGTTGTTCGGCGGCGGTAAGAAAAACTTCCGCCGAGCGCGGATCGTCAATGACAAAGGAGAACGGCGTCAAATCGTTGTGGCAAGCGCTTCCCTGACGCGCAAGAAGCGCAATACTTTCCATCTGTCCGGGAAAACTGCGGGCCAGATGTTCCCGCACCGACCTTAGCCTCAGCGGCGGCATTTCCCGGCTGCCGCATCGCTTTATGTGCATGTTGTGCATCATCACCAGTAGCGGCGCATCGGCGTAATGACCGGCGATGCGCCGCACCTGGCGCGCCATATAGCGGTCGCGCCGGGCGAAATATCCGTCGCTGCGGCGTATCTTGTGAAAAAGCGCCATCTGCCGGGTTCGCCGCGCCGACCACGCGGCGGGAAACGACGCCAATGGACGCCGGGGAATAATGTCCGCCCCCAGACAAGGAATGCCGGCATCAATCCCCCGTCTGAGCAAACCTAGCATTTTTTTCGTTCGCATCACCGCGGGAAAATTAATCAGGCGCGCTCTGGCCGGTTCCTGATTCGCATGCGACAACGCCATGCCCAGATGATCGGCTTCAAACACCCACACCCAGTTTTTGCCGCAATAGCGCCGGGCGAAATCCAGCTTGAATGTCGTAAACGCCCCTACTCCGTGGATAGCCTCGCCGATAAACGTAATGCGCTTCTCCGGGTGGTACGCGCGCCACATTATTCTCTCCTCATTATCCGCCGGCGATAACGATGTCATGGCTGATTCACGCTACCGTGTCTGGTTTCAGTCCGCCGTCGTTCGCAGCCCGCACCCGTCTTACATAAATCTTACCCCATGCAATCCCCAGGATAGCCGCCGTCAATGAGCCTAATAAAACGCCTAGTTTGGCGGCGCCTAGCTGGTTTTCGTTCGAAAACGCCAGCATGGCGATGAAAATGGACATGGTGAAGCCGATTCCCCCCAATAGCCCGATCAGAGCGATACCGCCCCAGGACACGCCGGGAGGACGTTTGCATAACCCCACGCGAACCATTAGCCAGCTTACGGCGATAATGCCCAGCGGCTTGCCTGCCACCAGCCCCGCCATCACGCCGATCATCACCCAATGCGCGCCTTCCGCCGAGAGATTTACGCCGTCAACGCTCACCCCGGCATTCGCCAGCGCAAACAACGGCATGATGAAAAACGCCACCCACGGATGCAGCGTCATTTGCACTCTCATTACCGGAGGAAGAAGTTCGCGCCTGGCCAAACGCAATTGCTTGAATGGCTGGGATAACTGCCCCGCATCGTTATTCTGAGCGGAATAGCGGTCTGCCAATTCGTTACTGATGCGCAGAATTTTGTCCAATGCGGATTCATGCATACGCGCCGGTAATACCGGGGTAATAAGACCAAGCACTACTCCCGCTATCGTCGGGTGTATGCCCATGATCAAAAAACCGCTCCAGATAACGACGCCGGGAATAACGTAGGCCAGCGCCGCGCCGATGCCGATTAACTGAAAACCGAAAACAAGCAATATCCCGGCTGCGGCGATCGCCAAGCCGCTATAGTCAAGCCCGGCGGAATAAAAAAGGGCGATCATTACAATGGCGATAATATCGTCGATAATCGCCAGCGTGAGCAGAAACACCCGCACATTGCCAGGGATGGAACGCCCCAGCAGCGCAAGAACGCCCACCGCAAAGGCGATATCGGTCGCGGTAGGCACCGCCCATCCGTGGTGCCGGGCCGGATCGCCGTTAAACAGCGTGTAGATAAGCGCGGGAACCGCGACGCCGCCGAAAGCGGCCACGATCGGCAACGTCGCCTGTTTGATATTACTCAGCGCGCCGGCGTGAATTTCATATCTGATTTCCATGCCGACCACTAAAAAGAAGATCGCCATTAGCCCGTCATTGATCCAAAAATGGAGCGGATGGGAAAATGAAAAGGATCCGATGGCTATCGAAATCGGCGTATGCCATAAATTATGGTAACTGGCGGCGAAGGGGGAATTCGCCCAAATCAGCGCGATGGCCGCGGCGACAAGCAATACGATGCCGCTAACCGATTCAATATGGGCAAAACGTTCTAGAGTGGCGAAAGTGCGTTCAGCCAAAAGACGGACGCGGGGATTTTACGCTGTGCAAGGTCGCGCTTCATAACAAAAAAGCTCCGCGCGGCGGCCCGACCAACGCATGATGATAACCTGCCTAACTGCCCTATACAGCCGACACCCAGGCGGAAATTTATCATGTCCTTGCGTAAGGGGGCAAGATCGGCTGAGTGGCTCCGCCTTGCCATTTTGCGCCGGGAATTACAACGGGGTCACCGTGTTGACTTGATGGTGAAAAGCATAAGGATCGGACAGTAATTTAAACTGCTCGTCATCTGGGTAGGTTACCGCCACCGCATATTGCTCACCGGCGAAAGCCATTACCGCCGCCATATCGCGCCAATAAGCAGATTAGCACAGCATGGCTGAATAAATCAGGCGTTGGCCACGCCACCCGATCTCATGCCGGATGGCGGCCAAAGCCCTGTCGCATTATTAGCGATAGATTTCCCCGGTCAGAAAATCGGGCCAGTTTTTCTCGAAGAAGATAGCGTCGAGATCGCCGAGAGAGCGTAAAGGCTTCGGCGTCACGGTAAAACCCGATGGCCGATAGCTAACGAACAGCTGTTGCTGTTTATGCTCCGGTTTTTCCGTCAAAAACCGGTACTGCTCCAGCGCGCCGGCGCGCGTCGTTGGGGTTTCCTCCCCCCGCGGCGAGCAAATGGCTCTGGCGCCTCGGCTGCCGCCCCCCTGACTGATATAGAAATCGAGCGCGCTGAGCACCGCTTCCGACGCCAATGCCATATGACGCCATTGAAAACTGACCGCCGCTTTGTTGACGAACGGAATGGCTACGCCGCGCTCGCGTATTTGTTCATTAAGCCGCCTGGCCGCC
This window encodes:
- a CDS encoding erythromycin esterase family protein, giving the protein MWRAYHPEKRITFIGEAIHGVGAFTTFKLDFARRYCGKNWVWVFEADHLGMALSHANQEPARARLINFPAVMRTKKMLGLLRRGIDAGIPCLGADIIPRRPLASFPAAWSARRTRQMALFHKIRRSDGYFARRDRYMARQVRRIAGHYADAPLLVMMHNMHIKRCGSREMPPLRLRSVREHLARSFPGQMESIALLARQGSACHNDLTPFSFVIDDPRSAEVFLTAAEQPPCLAAAADIPSEYVAWHHAFERETRPVREQYEWCAVFAHVSAPVLTPCE
- the nhaA gene encoding Na+/H+ antiporter NhaA, with translation MAERTFATLERFAHIESVSGIVLLVAAAIALIWANSPFAASYHNLWHTPISIAIGSFSFSHPLHFWINDGLMAIFFLVVGMEIRYEIHAGALSNIKQATLPIVAAFGGVAVPALIYTLFNGDPARHHGWAVPTATDIAFAVGVLALLGRSIPGNVRVFLLTLAIIDDIIAIVMIALFYSAGLDYSGLAIAAAGILLVFGFQLIGIGAALAYVIPGVVIWSGFLIMGIHPTIAGVVLGLITPVLPARMHESALDKILRISNELADRYSAQNNDAGQLSQPFKQLRLARRELLPPVMRVQMTLHPWVAFFIMPLFALANAGVSVDGVNLSAEGAHWVMIGVMAGLVAGKPLGIIAVSWLMVRVGLCKRPPGVSWGGIALIGLLGGIGFTMSIFIAMLAFSNENQLGAAKLGVLLGSLTAAILGIAWGKIYVRRVRAANDGGLKPDTVA